One window of the Anoplolepis gracilipes chromosome 9, ASM4749672v1, whole genome shotgun sequence genome contains the following:
- the LOC140669207 gene encoding gustatory receptor for sugar taste 64f isoform X4: MYGMISPKSNLRRFDPIKTDVVAPEMLAVVPQSQTFNPVTDSLYASIRPIIMLAQCFSMFPVCGVNKSDASYLRFTWRSPKILYTFIVFLTVFFMSIYNVLWLLSTGANSSKMSKSMTTFVFYTTNLISTVLFVRLAWQWPCLALTWEKLERELASRYREISKITLATRFKIVTIVVMLLALVEHSAAVVSAYINAIECADTRGDTDIIGTYFQMQFPQIFTKVSYSIWKGILVETINVLSTFSWNFVDLFLILISIALANQFRQLNSRLYSIRGKHHVVIKAMPEWWWAEVRNDYNHLATLTRRVDSHVSCIVLLSFATNLYFICIQLLFSFNPIRGIVRKIYYCLSFGFLLARTTAVSLYVASVHDESLLPAPILYSVSGSSYSNEVSRFLTQVTTDNISLTGMKFFSVTRSLVLTVAGTIVTYELVLVQFNSVQQVDQSNITDSSCELEI, from the exons TACGCATCGATAAGGCCGATCATTATGCTGGCCCAATGTTTCTCCATGTTTCCGGTGTGCGGTGTCAATAAATCAGACGCTTCGTATCTCCG ATTTACATGGCGAAGTCCGAAGATTCTCTACACATTCATTGTTTTCCTGACAGTATTCTTCATGTCGATTTACAATGTTTTGTGGTTGCTCTCTACAGGGGCAAATTCTAGCAAGATGAGTAAATCAATGa CgacatttgttttttacaCTACGAATCTTATATCTACTGTCTTGTTCGTACGATTGGCGTGGCAATGGCCTTGCTTGGCATTAACTTGGGAGAAACTTGAGCGCGAACTCGCTTCCAGATATCGAGAAATTTCAAAGATCACTCTCGCTACTCGTTTCAAAATCGTAACTATTGTTGTCATGTTGCTTGCATTAG tggAACACAGCGCTGCTGTAGTTTCTGCATATATCAATGCAATAGAATGTGCAGATACTCGCGGCGATACAGATATCATTGGTACTTACTTTCAAATGCAATTTCCTcag atcttCACAAAAGTATCTTACAGTATTTGGAAGGGAATCCTGGTCGAAACTATAAATGTCCTTAGTACATTTTCATGGAACTTCGTCGATCtatttcttattcttattaGCATTGCTTTGGCGAATCAGTTCAGGCAATTGAATAGTCGTCTCTATTCAATACGAGGAAAG CACCATGTCGTTATTAAGGCGATGCCGGAGTGGTGGTGGGCTGAAGTAAGAAATGATTATAATCATTTGGCAACTTTAACACGCAGGGTGGATTCTCACGTTTCCTGCATCGTACTTCTCTCCTTCGCTACcaacttatattttatctgtatCCAACTGCTGTTTTCCTTCAA cCCAATACGCGGTATTGTGCGGAAGATATACTATTGCCTCTCTTTCGGCTTTTTACTAGCAAGAACAACGGCGGTATCGTTGTACGTGGCTTCCGTTCACGATGAGTCTCTTTTGCCAGCACCGATTTTGTACAGCGTCTCTGGTTCTAGTTACAGCAATGAG GTCTCTAGATTCTTGACCCAAGTAACGACAGATAATATAAGTTTGACAGGAATGAAGTTTTTCTCCGTAACGAGAAGTCTCGTGTTAACc GTGGCTGGAACTATCGTGACTTATGAACTAGTTTTGGTGCAGTTCAATTCTGTTCAGCAAGTGGATCAATCAAATATTACCGACAGTAGTTGCGAG TTAGAAATATAA